One window from the genome of Phoenix dactylifera cultivar Barhee BC4 unplaced genomic scaffold, palm_55x_up_171113_PBpolish2nd_filt_p 000528F, whole genome shotgun sequence encodes:
- the LOC103702650 gene encoding cytochrome b-c1 complex subunit 8-like produces MGKTPVRMKAVVYALSPFQQKVMSGLWKDLPGKIHQKVSENWLSATLLLSPVVGTYTYVQYYLEKEKLAHRY; encoded by the exons atggGGAAGACGCCTGTGCGGATGAAGGCGGTGGTGTACGCGCTGTCGCCGTTCCAGCAGAAGGTGATGTCGGGGCTGTGGAAGGATCTCCCCGGAAAGATCCACCAAAAGGTTTCCGAGAACTGGCTCAGCGCCACCCTCTTACTCTCTCCCGTCGTCGGCACCTACAC TTATGTTCAGTATTATCTGGAGAAGGAGAAGCTAGCCCACAGGTACTGA
- the LOC103702649 gene encoding dirigent protein 22-like — translation MAKLLLLLLLLTTTTTTTLLAEQPYSFIQSQKTAPKPRHEKLTHLHFFWHDVLNGPNPTAVPVAQAATTSTSSSSFGLVNVIDDPLTEGPEMASKLVGRAQGLYASAAQEGLGLLMAMNFAFMDGKYNGSTITILGRNEVFTAVREMPVIGGSGLFRLARGYVQAKTHNLDMKSGNAVVEYNCFVFHY, via the coding sequence ATGGCcaaactcctcctcctcctcctcctcctgaccaccaccaccaccaccaccttgtTGGCCGAACAACCGTATAGCTTCATCCAAAGCCAAAAAACAGCCCCAAAACCCCGCCACGAGAAGCTCACCCACCTGCACTTCTTCTGGCATGACGTATTAAACGGTCCCAATCCGACCGCCGTGCCGGTGGCGCAGGCTGCAACAACGAGCACATCAAGCAGCTCCTTCGGCCTGGTGAACGTGATCGACGACCCGCTGACGGAAGGCCCAGAGATGGCATCCAAGCTCGTCGGCCGGGCGCAGGGACTCTACGCGTCGGCCGCGCAGGAGGGTTTAGGCCTGCTGATGGCCATGAACTTCGCTTTCATGGATGGCAAGTACAACGGCAGCACGATCACCATTCTCGGCCGCAACGAGGTGTTCACGGCGGTGAGGGAGATGCCGGTGATCGGCGGCAGCGGGCTCTTCCGCCTGGCCCGCGGCTACGTCCAGGCCAAGACCCACAATTTGGACATGAAGTCCGGGAATGCGGTGGTTGAGTACAATTGCTTTGTCTTCCATTATTGA